The sequence ACATCCACCTCAAGGTATGATCCTTTTGTACTTTTAATCTCTGTTTACTcattcttttctgtttttaatgagttttagtCACTATTCTTCGTAATATTATAAAGATTAGATTGTTAATGTTTTTACTTCTAATGTTCcttttgagatttttattcAGATTTCTGAACTGGGAATTCCTCTTTTGACAGAAGAAATTGGCTTTTATTGTTGTTGGTTTTGAATGAATTTCTTTCGGATTTGAAATGGGGAACCCATATGCTTCtttgaaacaaaaattcaGTTGTATTTTGCAAATCCAATATCACGCCATTTCTATAATTCTTAGTTTGCGATTATTGTTGGCTTATTAATCAACTGTTATTGGATACCAACTTTGAAAATTCCAATCAAGGTTGAGGTCATTTCtaccaacttaacaaaaattgTACGGTGATTTTAGTAATGTAGTATGTGCATCTCCCTTATGTTGTGCTGACTTATCTTGGTATTCTACAATATTTGCCAATTTTTCTGTTTCCTGATTTTTCCCTTTCTAAGAGCATAGttcttatttgtttctttttggtcTTTCTCGCATCCTAACGTAAAATTTGTGTATGTATCCTCTTGCTCTGTCTTCTTGCTGCAAATATGTTTCCTTATGGATAGTATGCATCTCATCTAGATGCTAAATAGCAAAAAGATAAGTGGAATTCGTTGtttctttcctctaaaagttGTCCTACTGTGCTTGCTGGATTTACTTTTTGACTTAGATGCCACACTGGTTTGGACCATAAAAGTGAATAACTCAGTTTGTATGCATGAGCTTGAGAACATTCCTTAAGGTTTAAATCTCATTTCTTATAGACTGGCTACCCAAGGCGGGTTATAAGACCCGGGCGTCCTGTTGAGAAAGATGGTCAAAAGTTCTTCTCTCTCGGAAGTAATAGCACTGAACTTTCTGGTCGACAAGTGGCAAAACTGGGAGCTGACTTACTTAGTGACTGGAGTTTTATTGGAGGTTCAAGAATTGCCATTCGACCAAAACTTGCAAGAGCTATTGTCTATCGAAAACACTCAGGAGTACATGCATCATGTAATTCATTTCTTTATCAACAGCACTTTTTGTTACTCGTtaatattttgagaaaattctGAACCAATTTGTTCCCTTCATTCTCTATTTTGGTTCCATTCTTTTATGTGAAACATTGTCCAAGGTTTGATTTTTTCAGCATAAAATAACTAGCATTTCTTTACTAGGGATGggatttttaatttgtttcttttctcattgGTTTCTCTTGGTTGCTCTATTCTCTCAACAGAAAATGACAGCAGGCTTaggctttttttttctctcctttCTTTCCTCCATGTATGAGGAACCTATCCCTTCTTCAGTACCTGTTATGAAGCCTAATTTTTCACTTGAACTCACTGCAGCTTGtatgaataatattattctGACAGCTAATTTGAAGTAACCGTACATGCTTAATCACTTCTGAACTTTTTGGAGGCTTCAATAGTTGTCTTTATGCACTGCATTAATATTTGCTCACATCTCAATCacatttttctataaattttgtttttggatAATTGGCATTTGATGTTCTGCAAATAACAATTGTGTATCTTGTCTTGGATCTTTTCTGTCTATGTAATTATTGTTACAACCtgatttttctctctttcaaaGTTCAATGTTCAATGTTCTTTGGAACTGCTACTAACTGTAAATTGTTTCTTTGTCAATCATTTTGCATTTACAGGGTTGAGCAGTTATCAACTTGCAAGCACTGCTTTCACTTTGGGAACTGCAGCTGTTCTCCCATTTTATACCCTCATGGTTGTAGCTCCTAAAGCAGAACTGGTATGCCCTCTGTATTTATTTGGAATTCCAACTTAATGTCTATGTGTTTTGCTAATCTTTAGGTATGTGCTTGTAAGATCTGAACATGCAATCTCATTATGAATTATTGGAAGAATTCCAGTTTATTCTACTTGTAGAATTTCTTGTTGAACCttgatgtttcttttttttttttcctcatgttttcttcttttccctttGTGTACAGTTTCAAGGAATTGCATTATAATTTTGTCTCATTGGGTTCTTAATGCGTAAAAGCTTTATTTATAACACAGTGAACTCACACATGTTCTTAAATACCCTAAAAATGATGTTAGATTGATTTGGTTAGCCTTTAAGTTTGAATTTGAGAACCATTTTTAGAAACCGCCCGATTCTCTCTAAAGTGCGCTTCCtgattttaaatatctaaatctAAACGCCAACGTAACACTACCCTTTTGAAATAGTCAAGCCATAACCTTATTTTCGAGTTAGGGGCATAATTGAATTGAGCGTGCACACTGCAGACAAGAAAGTCTATGGAGAGTAGCATACCTTACGTTGTGCTCGGGGTTCTGTATGCATATCTACTATACCTCTCCTGGACGCCTGACACTGTTCGGCTGATGTTTGCAAGTCAGTATTGGTTACCAGAGGTGCGTGCagtatatacatatatatatgttattttcgGAAAATTTCTTGCAAAACGCCTGTCGAAAAGAATATTGATTGAATATTGTTGGTGTTGATTCATCTTTGTGGCAGTTGCCTGGTATTGCTAAGATGTTCTCAAGTGAGATGACCTTAGCTTCAGCATGGATTCACTTGTTAGCTGTTGATCTCTTTGCTGCAAGGTATTTATATCTTCAAAACGTCCTCCATCTTCCCCCTCTCTATCTTCACTTTCACACTAAAACTCAGTGATTTTATCCAGGCAAGTGTTTCATGATGGTTTGGAAAACGAAATCGAGACTCGACATTCAGTTTCTCTTTGCCTGCTCTTTTGCCCCATTGGAATTGTTAGCCATGTTCTCACTAAAGCTCTAACAAGAAGTGCTGCAAGTACCAGACGTGGCACGTAGTTATTCATTGATTTCCATCTGGAGGTTGATAAAATCAAGTTTACcattcccttttttttttttttgttttgctgCTGTTTGAGGAAATCAGGTCCTCTTATGAGTCTGAAGAGACTTTGGTCGACTTTTAACCATTTATTGATGTTTCTTTGGCAGAACTAGAATCACATTCTCCTTATCATGA comes from Ricinus communis isolate WT05 ecotype wild-type chromosome 5, ASM1957865v1, whole genome shotgun sequence and encodes:
- the LOC8272334 gene encoding protein ABA DEFICIENT 4, chloroplastic — encoded protein: MAFSSCFCPSHIHLKTGYPRRVIRPGRPVEKDGQKFFSLGSNSTELSGRQVAKLGADLLSDWSFIGGSRIAIRPKLARAIVYRKHSGVHASWLSSYQLASTAFTLGTAAVLPFYTLMVVAPKAELTRKSMESSIPYVVLGVLYAYLLYLSWTPDTVRLMFASQYWLPELPGIAKMFSSEMTLASAWIHLLAVDLFAARQVFHDGLENEIETRHSVSLCLLFCPIGIVSHVLTKALTRSAASTRRGT